Part of the Rhizobium sp. WYJ-E13 genome is shown below.
CCGTTGTCTTCATCAATCACCTGACGGAGCTTCAGTCGATCACCGCAGGCGAGACCGGCATCACCATCGGCGCCGGCGTCACCTATACCCGCGCCTTGGAGACCATTGCCCGGAAAATTCCGACCGTTGCCCGCCTCATCACCCGCATCGGCGGCGAACAGGTCCGCAATATGGGCACAATCGGCGGCAATATCGCCAACGGTTCGCCGATCGGCGACAGCCCGCCGCCGCTGATCGCACTCGGCGCACAACTGACGTTGCGCTCGACCGCGGGCACGCGCACGCTTCCGCTCGAAGATTACTTCATCGCCTATGGAAGGCAGGACCGCAGGCGCGACGAATTCGTCGAAAGCCTGTTCGTGCCTTATCCGACCGCCGACGCGAAATTTGCCGTCTACAAGATCAGCAAACGCCGCGACGAGGATATCACCGCCGTCCTCGGTGCTTTCCATCTGGTGCTGGATGAGACAGAACACGTTACCGACATCCGTATCGCTTTCGGCGGCATGGCCGCAACGCCGAAGCGCGCCCGCAGCGTCGAGGCAGAACTGATCGGCAAGATCTGGAATGAAGCGACCGTCGAGGCCGCCCGCCCCGCCTTCGATGCCGATTTCCAGCCGCTGACGGACTGGCGCGCAACTGCTGAATACCGCAAGTTGACGGCCAAGAACCTGCTGACGCGGTTTTACCTCGAAACGGTCGGTGCGCCCGCCGAACTGAAGCGGTTCGAGGAGGTGGCATGATGAAGATGATATATGTCGGCACAAGCGGCGGCACCATATCTCCTCGCGAAGGAGCCATCTGATGGACAAGTCCGCCTTCGAGGAACGCAAGCTCATCAACGGCCAGATGCATGTCTCGCTGCGCCATGATTCAGCGCATAAGCATGTCACCGGAAGTGCCGATTATATCGACGATATTCCTGAACCGTCCGATCTGCTGCACGGCGCGCTTGGCCTGTCCGACCGCGCCCATGCCGAGATTGTCTCGATGGATCTATCCGAGGTCCAGACCTATCCCGGCGTCGTCTGGGTCTTCACCGGCAAGGACATTCCCGGCATCAACGACGTCAGCTCCAACGGCAGTCATGACGAACCGCTGCTCGCCGAAACTCTGGTTCAATTCCACGGCCAGCCGATCTTCGCAGTGATCGCGCAAACCCGCGAGATTGCGCGGCGCGCCGCCCGCAAGGCAAAGATCGAATATCGCGACCTGCCGCACTGGAGCGATATCGATGGGGCTATTGAAAATGGCAGCCCGCTCGTCATCACGCCGATGACGCTGAAGCGCGGCGAGCCGGAAACGGAAATGGCCAACGCCCCGCGCCGGCTGACGGGCCGCATGCGCATCGGCGGCCAGGAGCATTTCTATCTCGAAAGCCATATCGCCATGGCGATCCCAGGCGAGGATGATGAGGTTGCTGTCTGGTCGTCCACACAGCACCCGAGCGAAATCCAGCATATCGTCGGACAAGTGCTGCACATCCCCTCGAACGCCGTGACCGTGAACGTGCGCCGCATGGGCGGCGGCTTCGGCGGCAAGGAAACGCAAGGCAACCAGTTCGCGGCCCTTGCGGCAATCGCCGCCAAGAAACTGAAGCGCGCCATCAAGTTCCGTCCGGATCGCGACGAGGATATGAGCGCCACCGGCAAGCGCCACGACTTCCGTGTCGATTACGAACTCGGCTTCGATGAGGAAGGCCGCATCCACGCCGTCGACGCCACCTATTCGGCCCGCTGCGGCTTCTCCTCCGACCTGTCAGGCCCGGTCACCGACCGCGCCCTCTTCCACGCCGATTCCAGCTATTTCTACCCGCATGTGCATCTGACCTCGCAGCCGCTGAAGACGCATACCGTCTCCAACACCGCCTTTCGCGGTTTCGGCGGGCCGCAGGGCATGCTCGGTGCCGAGCGCTTCATCGAGGAGATCGCCTATGTCGTCGGCAAGGATCCGCTCGATATCCGCAAGCTGAATTTCTACGGCCAGACGGGTTCGGGGCGCACGACCACGCCCTATCATCAGGAGGTCGAGGACAATATCATCGCCCGCGTGGTCGAGGAGTTGGAGGACAGCGCCGATTACCGCGCCCGCCGCAACGCCATCGTCGCCTTCAACCGCGACAGCCGCTATATCCGCAAGGGCATCGCCCTGACGCCGGTCAAATTCGGCATCTCCTTCACCATGACCGCCTTCAACCAGGCCGGCGCGCTCGTCCATATCTATCAGGACGGCTCGATCCACCTGAACCATGGCGGCACCGAAATGGGCCAGGGCCTCTACACCAAGGTGGCGCAGGTTCTTGCCGACAGTTTCCAGGTCGATATCGACAGGGTGAAGATCACGGCGACGACGACTGGCAAGGTGCCGAATACCTCGGCCACCGCCGCTTCTTCCGGTTCGGACCTGAACGGCATGGCCGCCTTCGATGCAGCCCGTCAGCTCAAGGAACGACTTGTCGCCTTTGCCGCGGAGAAATGGGGCGTTCCGGCCTCGGAAGTGATCTTCCTGCCTAACCGTGTGCGGGTCGGAGACATCGAAGTCCCCTTCCCCGATTTCATCAAGCAGGCCTATTTCGCCCGGGTGCAGCTCTCAGCCGCCGGCTTCTACAAGACGCCGAAAATCCATTGGGACCGCAAGGCCGGCCGCGGCACGCCTTTCTACTATTTCGCCTATGGCGCCGCCTGCACCGAAGTGTCGATCGACACGCTGACCGGCGAATATCTCATCGACCGCACCGATATCCTGCATGATGTCGGCCGCTCGTTGAACCCGGCGATCGATATCGGCCAGGTCGAAGGCGCCTTCGTTCAGGGCATGGGCTGGCTGACGACGGAAGAACTCTGGTGGGATGACAAGGGCCGCCTGCGCACGCATGCGCCTTCCACCTACAAGATCCCGCTCGCCTCCGACCGGCCGAAGATCTTCAACGTGCGCCTGGCAGAATGGTCCGAAAATACCGAAGCGACGATCGGCCGCTCGAAAGCCGTCGGCGAGCCACCCTTCATGCTGGCGATCTCAGTGCTGGAGGCTCTTTCCATGGCTGTCGCGAGCGTCGCGAATTATCGCGTCTGCCCGCGTCTCGATGCGCCCGCAACGCCTGAACGCGTGCTGATGGCGGTCGAGAGGATGAAGAGGGTGTAACGATGACGCGGCGCGAAATCCTTTCCGGTTTTCTGCCCGGCAGCGACTTCCGCGCCTTCCTGGCCCTCCAGCCTGAAACGATCCTCGTCGAAGTATCCGGCACGCAAGGTTCGACGCCGCGCGAGGCCGGCACCTTCATGCTGGTCTCGGCAAGGAGCGTCTGGGGCACGATCGGCGGCGGCCAGTTCGAATTCATCGCCATCGGCAATGCCCGCGAGATGCTTGCCGGCACCGGCGGCACGGAGATGATGGATATTCCGCTCGGACCGGAAATCGGCCAGTGCTGCGGCGGCCGCACGCAACTGCGCTTCCGGCCTGTGACGGATACGGTCAGGGATGAACTGGAGAAGAAACAGGAAGAAGAAACAGAACGTCTGCCCGAGGTCTATGTCTTCGGTGCCGGCCATGTCGGCCGTGCCTTAGCCGCATCCCTTGCTCCACTGCCGCTCTCGGTCACCGTCATCGAAACCCGTCGGGATGAGCTTGCCAATCTTCCCGCTTCGACGAAAAGCCGGTTGGTGCCGATGCCCGAAGCCTTGGTGAAAGACATGCCCGCTGGCGCGGCGCTCGTCATCCTCACCCACGATCATGCACTGGATTTCCTGATTGCTCGCGAGGCGCTTGCCCGCACCGATTTTGCCTATGTCGGCATGATCGGTTCTGCGACCAAGCGCGCCACCTTTGCAAGCTGGCTTTCCCACGAGGCAGGCGGCGAGCGCTCCTGGCTCGATCGCCTCACTTTGCCGATCGGCGGATCGGCGGTGAAGGACAAACGCCCCGAAGTGATCGCCGCCGTGACAGCAGCCGAAATCCTGACCGCACTTTCCGCCTATCGCAACCGATCGTCCTCGTAACGCGGATCGCGTCCATCCAGGAAACCGAGATCGCGCTTGATGCGATCGGGTGTGACGTCCATGTCCAGCTGCGGCATCCGGCTGCCGATCCCCCGGGCCAGCCGGCGGATGAGGACAGTGATCAATGCCTCTTTTGCGAGGGAACGGCGTTCTTCGATAGCTTGGCAATCCATGACATCACCTTGATGGTTTGATGAGATGATTGCAGTTTGCCGGGAAAAATGCTGCAATTCCAATCGAACAACCGTCTGCATCCATAAAGAGAATTTATCCATGAAACTGTCGAAGCAGTTCCCGCTGAACGCGCTGCGCGTCTTCGAAGCCGTGGCCCGGCTCGGTAGTTTCACCAAGGCAGGCGACGAACTCGGCATGACGCAAACCGCCGTCAGCTATCAGATCAAGCTCCTGGAGGAGAATATCGGCGAGCCGCTCTTCCTGCGCCGTCCGCGTCAGATCGAGCTGACGGAAGCGGGCGAACATCTGGCACCCAAGGTCTCCGAAGCATTCAACATCCTGATCGAAGCCATGGCTTCGATGCGCAAGGCAACCGAGGAAACGCTGACGATTCATTCGACTGCGACCTTCGCCCAGCAATGGCTTTCGCGCTACATCGGCGCGTTCCAGCTGCAGTTTCCCGATATCGC
Proteins encoded:
- the xdhA gene encoding xanthine dehydrogenase small subunit; translated protein: MNDSIRFILNGEDVSLENVRPTETLLDFLRLRRRLTGTKEGCAEGDCGACTVLVGRLIDGKLFYESVNACIRFIGSLQGTHVVTIEHLAARDGTLHPVQQAMVDCHGSQCGFCTPGFVMSLYGLWLSNEKPDRAEIEQALQGNLCRCTGYEPIVKAAEQVSLQRPSTLFDPLEKTRAEIIARLWAMQASETLTVTSEEGRLIVPRSLEALAKILAAEPAATIVAGSTDVGLWVTKQMQQLNPVVFINHLTELQSITAGETGITIGAGVTYTRALETIARKIPTVARLITRIGGEQVRNMGTIGGNIANGSPIGDSPPPLIALGAQLTLRSTAGTRTLPLEDYFIAYGRQDRRRDEFVESLFVPYPTADAKFAVYKISKRRDEDITAVLGAFHLVLDETEHVTDIRIAFGGMAATPKRARSVEAELIGKIWNEATVEAARPAFDADFQPLTDWRATAEYRKLTAKNLLTRFYLETVGAPAELKRFEEVA
- the xdhB gene encoding xanthine dehydrogenase molybdopterin binding subunit, with amino-acid sequence MDKSAFEERKLINGQMHVSLRHDSAHKHVTGSADYIDDIPEPSDLLHGALGLSDRAHAEIVSMDLSEVQTYPGVVWVFTGKDIPGINDVSSNGSHDEPLLAETLVQFHGQPIFAVIAQTREIARRAARKAKIEYRDLPHWSDIDGAIENGSPLVITPMTLKRGEPETEMANAPRRLTGRMRIGGQEHFYLESHIAMAIPGEDDEVAVWSSTQHPSEIQHIVGQVLHIPSNAVTVNVRRMGGGFGGKETQGNQFAALAAIAAKKLKRAIKFRPDRDEDMSATGKRHDFRVDYELGFDEEGRIHAVDATYSARCGFSSDLSGPVTDRALFHADSSYFYPHVHLTSQPLKTHTVSNTAFRGFGGPQGMLGAERFIEEIAYVVGKDPLDIRKLNFYGQTGSGRTTTPYHQEVEDNIIARVVEELEDSADYRARRNAIVAFNRDSRYIRKGIALTPVKFGISFTMTAFNQAGALVHIYQDGSIHLNHGGTEMGQGLYTKVAQVLADSFQVDIDRVKITATTTGKVPNTSATAASSGSDLNGMAAFDAARQLKERLVAFAAEKWGVPASEVIFLPNRVRVGDIEVPFPDFIKQAYFARVQLSAAGFYKTPKIHWDRKAGRGTPFYYFAYGAACTEVSIDTLTGEYLIDRTDILHDVGRSLNPAIDIGQVEGAFVQGMGWLTTEELWWDDKGRLRTHAPSTYKIPLASDRPKIFNVRLAEWSENTEATIGRSKAVGEPPFMLAISVLEALSMAVASVANYRVCPRLDAPATPERVLMAVERMKRV
- the xdhC gene encoding xanthine dehydrogenase accessory protein XdhC, with amino-acid sequence MTRREILSGFLPGSDFRAFLALQPETILVEVSGTQGSTPREAGTFMLVSARSVWGTIGGGQFEFIAIGNAREMLAGTGGTEMMDIPLGPEIGQCCGGRTQLRFRPVTDTVRDELEKKQEEETERLPEVYVFGAGHVGRALAASLAPLPLSVTVIETRRDELANLPASTKSRLVPMPEALVKDMPAGAALVILTHDHALDFLIAREALARTDFAYVGMIGSATKRATFASWLSHEAGGERSWLDRLTLPIGGSAVKDKRPEVIAAVTAAEILTALSAYRNRSSS